The proteins below come from a single bacterium genomic window:
- a CDS encoding GWxTD domain-containing protein, translating to MIPILLYLFNIDNIEFRFSTGSFLNETKSPELRIFYEINRDELVYIKSNKIFIARLQISCTLTQNDKEIGDVWVVEDSLYTYEATILKSIIKRELNMSVAPGKYKLKLEIKDLNSQRVGKKIESIVLKDLSTYYPQSISSIRFIDGKACLFEVYNFSGSPFELSYWIGKFNNSVKFDQPKFINPVRIEIPVDSLEYGTQKVIISVGSIEVSDSFYIQEPFWVKDYEKRIEELTYIAKPDEIDSLLAAPISERERCWKEFWKKRDPSPETERNEFEDEYFKRVDYANENFSCARKGWKTDRGRVYIKLGPPDEVDSHPFEISQKPYEVWRYYLKKLEFIFVDEHGFGDYILVYPKYWDEKINIKQ from the coding sequence ATGATTCCAATCTTACTTTACCTATTTAATATAGATAATATAGAATTTAGGTTTAGTACAGGTTCTTTTCTAAACGAGACAAAATCTCCTGAACTTAGAATTTTTTACGAAATCAATAGAGATGAACTTGTGTATATAAAATCTAATAAAATATTTATTGCAAGACTACAAATTTCTTGTACCTTAACCCAAAATGATAAGGAAATTGGTGATGTGTGGGTTGTAGAAGATTCACTTTATACTTATGAAGCTACAATTCTTAAGTCTATAATTAAAAGGGAGCTGAATATGAGTGTAGCACCAGGTAAATATAAACTTAAACTTGAAATAAAGGATTTAAATTCACAAAGAGTGGGTAAAAAAATAGAATCTATAGTCCTTAAGGACCTCAGTACTTATTATCCACAGTCTATTTCAAGCATTAGATTTATAGACGGAAAGGCTTGTCTATTTGAAGTTTATAATTTTTCTGGTTCACCATTTGAACTCAGTTATTGGATAGGCAAATTTAATAACTCTGTAAAATTTGACCAGCCAAAGTTTATCAACCCAGTAAGAATTGAAATACCAGTTGACTCACTTGAATACGGAACTCAAAAGGTTATAATCTCAGTTGGCAGTATTGAGGTTAGCGACAGTTTCTACATACAGGAACCGTTTTGGGTTAAGGATTACGAGAAAAGGATAGAAGAGTTAACTTATATTGCAAAGCCAGATGAGATTGACTCATTGCTTGCTGCTCCCATTTCTGAAAGGGAAAGATGCTGGAAAGAGTTCTGGAAAAAGAGAGACCCAAGTCCAGAAACTGAGCGTAACGAGTTTGAAGATGAATATTTTAAGCGAGTAGATTATGCAAATGAGAACTTCTCATGTGCTAGAAAAGGGTGGAAAACAGATAGGGGTAGGGTATACATTAAACTGGGGCCACCAGATGAGGTTGATAGCCACCCATTTGAGATTAGTCAAAAGCCTTACGAAGTATGGCGTTATTACTTAAAGAAGCTGGAATTTATATTTGTAGATGAACATGGATTTGGTGACTATATCCTTGTTTACCCTAAATACTGGGATGAAAAAATTAACATCAAACAATAA